The Pontiella agarivorans genome window below encodes:
- a CDS encoding binary toxin-like calcium binding domain-containing protein — protein GDGLVDGDEVTAGTDPLLSDSDGDGLSDGDEVHIYSTSPLNTDTDSDGLTDDLEVSSYGTNPNLVDSDYDGLSDRDEVTIHLTDPLHSDSDGDSFSDSLEITNGGDPLASDLWRVDYIRDNNEVYDLYPSNSVLDISIGQAGFSVSNNTAWLWLQLEQSSDLDSWMTAGDAVLWSIPVDSSNAFYRVRSHH, from the coding sequence CGGCGACGGTCTGGTCGACGGGGATGAAGTGACTGCAGGCACCGACCCGCTCTTGAGCGACAGTGACGGGGACGGACTGAGTGACGGAGATGAAGTGCATATATACAGCACCTCCCCGCTGAACACGGACACCGATTCCGATGGATTGACCGACGATCTTGAAGTCAGCAGCTACGGCACCAATCCGAATCTGGTGGACTCCGACTACGATGGCCTTTCTGACCGTGATGAGGTTACAATTCATTTAACTGACCCGCTTCATTCGGATTCGGACGGCGATAGTTTCAGTGATTCGCTTGAAATCACCAATGGCGGAGATCCGCTTGCGAGTGATCTGTGGCGGGTGGATTATATCCGGGACAACAATGAGGTTTATGATCTGTATCCGTCAAATTCAGTACTTGATATCAGTATCGGACAGGCCGGTTTTTCCGTTTCGAATAATACCGCCTGGTTATGGCTTCAGTTGGAGCAGTCGTCTGATCTGGACTCGTGGATGACGGCCGGAGATGCTGTTTTATGGAGTATTCCGGTGGATTCAAGCAATGCGTTTTACCGGGTGCGTTCGCATCACTGA
- the lhgO gene encoding L-2-hydroxyglutarate oxidase, translating to MAVKAVDYLVIGGGIIGVNMALHLKRRHPGASICVVDKEPELGLHGSGRNSGVLHAGFYYTANSLKARFTRDGNALLKDYIREHELPLNECGKLVVAKDESEIPTLDELHKRGLANGVELIKITEKEAREIEPRVKTCQYALWSPNTATGDPKPVMAQFRKDATEMGIEFQCSEPFVKCDGNRVWTRTLEFDAGYVVNAAGLYADRVGHAFGFGKEYAILPFKGLYLKSNEPVGSFKTNIYPVPNLNNPFLGVHVTVTADGHHKIGPTAIPAFWREQYKGADNFKFGELCETTSLGTQLMMKADFDFRRLAREELKKYNRAHLVELSQSLATGLERSTLQKWGPSGIRAQLLNLKKKSLEMDFLFEGDEKSFHVLNAVSPGWTCSIPFTEYMVDEMEKMQG from the coding sequence ATGGCAGTCAAAGCGGTGGATTATCTGGTTATCGGTGGCGGCATCATCGGTGTGAATATGGCGCTTCACCTGAAGCGCCGGCATCCGGGAGCGTCGATCTGTGTGGTGGATAAGGAGCCGGAACTGGGACTGCATGGGAGCGGACGGAACAGCGGGGTGTTGCATGCCGGGTTTTATTATACGGCCAACAGTCTGAAGGCGCGTTTTACCCGCGATGGAAACGCGTTGCTTAAGGATTATATACGCGAACATGAACTGCCGCTGAATGAATGCGGTAAGCTGGTGGTGGCGAAGGATGAATCGGAAATTCCCACGCTGGATGAGCTGCATAAGCGGGGGTTGGCCAATGGCGTGGAGCTGATCAAAATCACGGAAAAAGAAGCCCGGGAAATCGAGCCTCGTGTGAAGACCTGCCAGTATGCGCTGTGGAGTCCGAATACGGCAACGGGCGATCCGAAACCGGTGATGGCTCAGTTCAGAAAAGATGCCACGGAAATGGGGATCGAGTTCCAATGTTCGGAACCGTTTGTAAAATGTGATGGAAACCGGGTGTGGACCCGAACGCTGGAGTTTGACGCAGGCTATGTCGTCAATGCAGCCGGTCTCTATGCCGATCGTGTGGGTCACGCTTTCGGGTTCGGCAAAGAATATGCGATTCTCCCGTTTAAAGGGCTCTATCTGAAATCGAATGAGCCGGTCGGCAGTTTTAAAACCAACATTTATCCGGTGCCGAATCTGAATAATCCTTTTCTCGGAGTGCATGTAACGGTGACAGCGGACGGGCATCATAAAATCGGTCCGACGGCGATTCCGGCGTTCTGGCGCGAGCAGTATAAAGGAGCGGATAATTTTAAGTTCGGAGAGCTCTGCGAAACGACCAGCCTCGGCACACAGCTGATGATGAAGGCTGATTTTGATTTCCGGCGTCTCGCCCGCGAAGAACTGAAGAAATATAACCGGGCTCATCTGGTTGAACTTTCCCAGTCGCTCGCAACAGGACTTGAACGTTCAACGCTGCAGAAGTGGGGACCTTCGGGCATTCGTGCACAGTTGCTTAACCTGAAGAAAAAGAGTCTGGAAATGGACTTCCTGTTTGAGGGCGATGAAAAATCGTTTCATGTGCTTAATGCGGTTTCGCCGGGGTGGACATGCTCGATTCCATTCACGGAATATATGGTCGACGAAATGGAAAAAATGCAGGGATAA